The following proteins are co-located in the Leishmania panamensis strain MHOM/PA/94/PSC-1 chromosome 26 sequence genome:
- a CDS encoding hypothetical protein (TriTrypDB/GeneDB-style sysID: LpmP.26.0630) has translation MALKGTLSGVQFRRSQPKDATQLAGLLQLGDAVPDGIPTPGVFRIHSARDFATLIQAAYLSVTAVRNATAAVGEGQAEEVVIGFIALSDDPPGENHCYGTAGNGDSGEKRLAAKQTAVLAEDTRSAVAGATLENSLWLRMLIAPPSDALGGASLGTAVMSVTNTSVAATSRDQSFTSEEMVMDLLRVALGTLSGIEHIFMSPGSRFPGLESIPGVTPLSTMNADPLPMASSLGHDALTRTFLHLSRAMVLPPLTIRRGRVEDYDDIVTLLVTGGPGVITELPQDFFVEEILQDQDTHNKVVVAENAVTHEVVGVVCLRQLTMEEQQHTARLYNTDAFERLKRVSADVSGDDALLDDGLSCTFSIFFLYFNPDFDHSAYQLLPYLFHEFPTCDYALLQLSHTLPLPEPMILERFQYVPLRRYQPHNARGELVPAPSALWVCPRVSVPIDRDVQVRVELLTDPCGALLRKKVLSQFSALNYASLSTSMGRGSRPAGLGGRAALHQQENRSSSTGAVPGLPGSSTELLAALQEDLDESTPTVSREGAGEDDIAALNRAVFALTWGTHSAGGTAGVLSPATVVGVISVQSVSVAEMYALRNNYDLDRFLAFNAADGFDYTATDISLTAEEGPLRYRSAELPGIVVRFVYIRPVFRQYLKLFLREVLRQTHAEVLLMLTSTDASLCQTAVASFTFAPPRRVVEAMTERKTKKDSNPTVSTLDNIADLPEVNDVSPTLAQNTAATAGKAEVTHTGLALSSLFFTTRRFLGDERVRVHARVVIVGASATALCMLYELLSVPYLDYLNITVVSTDGMPLHPNQRPTCQWQVDGVELLEREYMRLRLGNGLMNSSSHSFGANTIRVVQGTLIDIDIAMKFIHLENSIYEPYDQLLLATGRQYIVPPSIRALQQQEVRGARGGVLALSSEVAEARLRHTLAELSQSGSGSIANVVVYGSGLDAIATLSTIISMGFPAQRLVLCRPDAQQTLFADAACGQATMALVHALGVTVLDGYGVSRLEFDDDMLTSVLLASLSYERKAGDAVELPCALIVCVEEKEINRSVLTALAKRSIVFDGRVIVGSAYETSQPDVLAAGPVAMFTRRYGATEAFEAFNPRDVGRDVAQVLLARLGVKEFQARISASNDLKGNSARRTSADDSNLVSVSCSPPLSSFAGARTVSISMLTEDAVQSHSARGLTLPSYTSPVSRRVRLPCGYQYVSIVCDSAAFKAGACIPLQFNSADMLSVPLDDVCPSRSTAADRVDAAPSWREMMTLYIHPQHRTIDGAVYVGNGSPEVHNYRTLIGLPESLFHLQYRYNESISKCDNTGSRVYSSAAAMGRSSAAPTPAGVLTVPPRNQQFDLISYLRLPTLKPLLTDRFVRFFWQLQRKLQTAEEVVAIQERVRVAQQAAGVLTPAESAIRVAELADTKSFRYKVQLALLKYMHESKDTRPQDMYLPSIEKQIAEKRVAG, from the coding sequence atgGCGCTCAAAGGAACCCTGTCGGGAGTGCAGTTTCGCCGCAGCCAGCCTAAGGATGCGACGCAGCTCGCGGGGCTTCTACAGCTAGGCGACGCCGTGCCTGACGGCATCCCCACCCCGGGTGTGTTTCGTATCCACAGCGCTAGGGACTTTGCCACCCTCATTCAAGCAGCGTACCTTTCTGTGACGGCAGTGcgcaacgccaccgccgctgtagGTGAGGGTCAGGCCGAGGAGGTTGTGATTGGCTTCATTGCGCTCAGCGACGATCCACCGGGAGAGAACCATTGTTACGGCACTGCGGGCAACGGCGACTCAGGTGAGAAGAGACTTGCCGCGAAGCAGACGGCTGTTTTGGCGGAGgacacgcgcagcgccgtggcagGGGCGACGCTAGAGAACAGCCTGTGGCTGCGCATGCTTATTGCCCCTCCTAGTGACGCCCTTGGCGGAGCGAGTTTGGGGACAGCTGTCATGTCGGTTACCAACACgtccgtcgccgccacttcGCGAGACCAGTCCTTCACTTCAGAGGAAATGGTGATGGACCTCCTGCGCGTTGCCTTGGGTACTCTGAGCGGCATCGAGCATATCTTCATGTCTCCCGGCTCGAGGTTTCCAGGCCTGGAGTCAATACCTGGTGTTACTCCGCTATCGACCATGAACGCTGACCCGCTCCCTATGGCCTCGTCGTTGGGCCATGACGCGTTGACACGGACGTTTCTGCATCTTTCCCGCGCCATGGTGCTACCCCCACTTACGATACGTCGGGGCAGGGTGGAGGACTACGACGACATTGTGACGCTGCTCGTCACCGGTGGGCCAGGAGTCATCACGGAGCTGCCGCAGGACTTCTTCGTAGAAGAGATTCTACAGGATCAGGATACGCACAACAAGGTCGTCGTCGCTGAGAACGCTGTCACGCATGAGGTTGTTGGTGTCGTGTGTCTGCGCCAGTTGAccatggaggagcagcagcacacagccCGGCTGTACAACACGGATGCCTTTGAGCGACTCAAGCGCGTGAGCGCGGACGTGTCAGGTGATGATGCTCTGCTGGACGACGGGCTTTCATGCACCTTCAGCATCTTCTTCCTTTACTTTAACCCTGATTTTGACCACAGCGCGTATCAGCTCCTGCCGTACCTCTTCCACGAGTTCCCGACGTGCGACTAtgccctcctgcagctgtcgCACACGTTACCGCTACCAGAGCCCATGATACTGGAGCGGTTCCAATACGTGCCGCTGCGACGCTATCAGCCCCACAACGCGCGCGGCGAGCTGGTGCCTGCCCCCAGTGCGCTATGGGTATGCCCCCGCGTGTCCGTGCCGATTGACCGCGACGTGCAGGTGCGCGTAGAGCTGCTGACCGATCCCTGCGGCGCCCTTTTGCGCAAGAAGGTGCTTTCCCAATTTTCGGCACTCAATTACGCTTCTCTGTCGACGTCCATGGGCCGTGGCAGTAGGCCTGCTGGCTTGGGTGGCCGCGCGGCTCTGCATCAGCAGGAGAACCGAAGCAGCTCTACCGGTGCTGTCCCTGGACTCCCGGGCAGCTCGACTGAGCTGCTAGCTGCGCTGCAAGAAGACTTGGATGAGTCGACACCGACGGTGTCCCGAgaaggggcgggggaggaTGATATAGCAGCTCTGAACCGCGCCGTGTTCGCGCTCACATGGGGCACGCATTCAGCCGGTGGCACCGCTGGCGTGTTGTCGCCCGCTACGGTGGTCGGCGTGATATCGGTGCAGTCGGTTTCGGTTGCCGAGATGTACGCGCTCCGAAACAACTACGACCTCGACCGCTTTCTCGCCTTCAACGCGGCAGACGGGTTTGACTACACGGCCACCGACATCTCGCtcacagcagaggaggggcCACTACGCTACCGCTCGGCGGAGCTGCCCGGAATCGTCGTCCGCTTTGTGTACATTCGTCCTGTGTTCCGCCAGTACCTGAAGCTCTTCCTGCGTGAGGTGCTCCGGCAAACCCATGCGGAGGTGCTACTCATGTTGACAAGCACCGATGCGTCGCTGTGCCAgaccgccgtcgcctccttcaccttcgctccgccgcggcgggtCGTCGAGGCCATGACTGAGCGAAAGACGAAGAAGGACTCGAACCCGACTGTCAGCACGCTCGACAACATCGCTGATCTTCCTGAGGTGAACGATGTGTCGCCGACCTTGGCGCAGAAtactgctgccactgctggcaaggcggaggtgacgcACACAGGCCTGGCGCTgagctctctcttcttcacgaCGCGCCGCTTCCTCGGCGACGaacgggtgcgtgtgcacgcgcgcgtcgtGATTGTTGGTGCCAGCGCCACTGCACTCTGCATGCTATACGAGTTGCTCTCCGTCCCCTACTTGGACTACCTGAACATCACCGTCGTGTCGACGGACGGCATGCCGCTGCACCCGAATCAGCGTCCAACGTGTCAGTGGCAGGTGGACGGGGTGGAGCTACTGGAGCGGGAGTACATGCGACTGCGCCTCGGTAACGGGCTGATGAATTCGTCGTCGCACAGCTTTGGCGCGAACACCATCCGCGTCGTGCAGGGCACCCTGATCGACATCGACATTGCAATGAAGTTCATTCACTTAGAGAACAGCATTTACGAGCCGTACGACCAGCTACTGCTCGCAACTGGGCGGCAGTACATTGTGCCGCCATCGATCCGGGCACTACAGCAACAGGAGGTGCGTGGTGCCCGCGGTGGCGTGCTGGCGCTTTCGAGTGAGGTCGCCGAGGCTCGCCTGCGCCACACGTTGGCAGAGCTGAGTCAGTCGGGGAGCGGGTCCATTGCGAACGTCGTCGTGTATGGTTCCGGTCTCGACGCCATTGCGACGTTATCGACAATTATATCAATGGGCTTccctgcgcagcggctggtTCTCTGCAGGCCCGACGCCCAGCAGACGCTGTTTGCCGATGCGGCGTGCGGCCAGGCGACGATGGCACTAGTCCATGCACTCGGCGTGACGGTGCTGGACGGCTACGGAGTCTCACGTTTGGAGTTCGATGACGACATGCTTACCTCAGTGCTCTTGGCGTCCCTCTCCTACGAACGCAAGGCAGGCGACGCTGTCGAGCTGCCATGCGCTCTGATCGTGtgcgtggaggagaaggagattAATCGCAGCGTGCTCACGGCTCTAGCGAAGAGGTCTATTGTCTTCGATGGTCGCGTCATTGTGGGCAGTGCGTACGAGACTAGCCAACCAGATGTGCTCGCCGCTGGCCCAGTTGCCATGTTCACCCGTCGCTACGGCGCTACGGAGGCTTTCGAAGCGTTCAACCCGCGCGACGTCGGCAGAGATGTGGCACAGGTGCTGCTCGCCCGACTTGGTGTGAAGGAGTTCCAAGCACGCATTTCGGCATCGAATGACCTGAAGGGGAACTCAGCGCGCCGCACATCGGCTGACGACAGCAACTTGGTGAGTGTCAGCTGCAGCCCTCCGCTGAGCAGCTTTGCCGGGGCTCGTACGGTATCTATCTCCATGCTCACCGAAGACGCAGTGCAGTCGCATAGTGCACGTGGCCTGACACTGCCGTCGTACACGTCACCCGTGTCGCGCCGAGTACGTCTTCCATGCGGCTACCAATACGTGAGCATTGTTTGCGACTCTGCTGCCTTTAAGGCAGGAGCGTGCATTCCTCTCCAGTTTAACTCCGCTGATATGCTCAGCGTTCCGCTCGACGACGTGTGCCCTTCGAGAAGCACTGCGGCCGATAGGGTGGACGCGGCGCCATCATGGCGGGAGATGATGACACTGTACATTCACCCTCAGCATCGTACGATCGACGGCGCCGTGTACGTTGGCAACGGCTCCCCTGAGGTACACAACTACCGCACCTTAATTGGGCTGCCTGAGTCTCTGTTCCACCTGCAGTACCGCTACAATGAATCGATCAGCAAGTGCGACAACACCGGCAGCCGCGTCTACTCCAGTGCCGCAGCGATGGGCAGGAGTAGTGCCGCGCCGACTCCAGCCGGTGTTTTGACGGTGCCGCCCCGCAACCAGCAGTTCGACCTCATCTCGTATCTCCGTCTGCCGACACTAAAGCCACTCCTCACAGACCGTTtcgtgcgcttcttctggCAGCTCCAACGTAAGCTGCagacagcggaggaggtggtggctaTCCAGGAGCGCGTGCGGGTCGCTCAGCAGGCAGCTGGGGTGCTGACACCAGCCGAATCGGCCATCCGTGTTGCGGAGTTGGCAGATACAAAGTCGTTCCGGTACAAGGTGC
- a CDS encoding protein disulfide isomerase, putative (TriTrypDB/GeneDB-style sysID: LpmP.26.0640), translating to MNRQLSVLLVLVLVGFVAAASLDNVNLSVEIPGVVQMNGENFDQLVGKDRAALVVFYTPLCMRSRLMVPEYTELGAAYKKSNNANDLLVIGKVDGTVEVELRERFNLVDSPTVLFFAPGSLEPVRYSKSLNSYSFITYLSKEVKNLRLFMVKEPQFETELEHINFDSVINDPSRAVFVMFYLPWTPESKNLMLIYNDLAKVFLGDKDVVIARIDVSDVNSKYMVKYNILETPSVYFFPKGANAKPVKYRRRHDLEGLVAFVNKRAGKNRLVNGDISRDYGVIDKLSEAAARVVKSGESAHAAIEAVKVTAAKWMKGGAGAYYITVTERLAVRGAVYVENELARLQRTLQGAMAPNCRDEVVKRVNILTSIQQYIEQQAT from the coding sequence ATGAACCGTCAGCTCAGTGttctgctggtgctggtgctcgtGGGTTTCGTAGCCGCGGCGTCGCTCGACAACGTGAACCTAAGTGTGGAGATACCGGGTGTAGTTCAGATGAATGGGGAGAACTTCGACCAACTGGTTGGAAAGGACAGAGCAGCGCTAGTGGTGTTTTACACCCCATTGTGTATGCGAAGTCGGCTGATGGTCCCCGAGTACACGGAGCTGGGCGCGGCCTacaagaagagcaacaacgCGAACGATCTGCTGGTAATTGGCAAGGTGGATGGAACGGTGGAAGTCGAACTCAGAGAGCGCTTCAACCTCGTGGATTCCCCGACtgtcctcttcttcgctcctGGCTCATTAGAGCCAGTGCGGTACAGTAAAAGTCTCAATAGTTACAGCTTTATCACGTACCTCTcgaaggaggtgaagaaCCTGAGGCTCTTCATGGTGAAGGAGCCACAGTTTGAAACGGAACTGGAGCACATAAACTTCGACTCAGTCATCAACGACCCGTCGAGGGCGGTGTTCGTCATGTTCTACCTCCCGTGGACTCCGGAAAGCAAGAATCTGATGCTGATTTACAACGACCTGGCCAAAGTGTTCTTGGGGGATAAGGATGTTGTGATCGCCCGCATCGACGTCAGCGACGTCAACAGTAAGTACATGGTCAAGTACAATATTTTGGAGACGCCGTCGGTGTACTTCTTCCCTAAAGGCGCCAACGCGAAACCAGTCAAGTACAGGCGACGCCATGACTTGGAGGGCTTAGTCGCTTTTGTGAATAAAAGGGCCGGGAAGAACCGCCTTGTTAACGGCGACATCTCACGAGACTACGGCGTCATTGACAAGCTCtccgaggcggcagcgcgcgtggTGAAATCCGGCGAGAGCGCTCACGCAGCAATAGAGGCGGTGAAGGTGACCGCTGCCAAGTGGATGAAGGGCGGGGCCGGCGCGTACTACATCACGGTGACAGAGCGCCTTGCGGTGAGGGGCGCCGTGTACGTAGAGAATGAGCTGgcgcgtctgcagcgcaccCTTCAAGGCGCCATGGCGCCCAATTGTCGTGATGAAGTGGTGAAGCGCGTCAACATACTGACTTCGATCCAGCAGTACATCGAGCAACAGGCCACGTAG
- a CDS encoding hypothetical protein (TriTrypDB/GeneDB-style sysID: LpmP.26.0650), whose protein sequence is MRSPEKHTFARFALISVVAFAVTLLIAVLLSEAKRSDEADDPSRAMGGVEDVNSENYYDIVGHDQFVLLEFYAVWCGHCRKFSPIYEEFGKYIRIRPELQGRVVVGKVNAPTEPRIRRRYRISGYPTVILVPPNRHVGVEFTDNRNFNGLLDFVEREMAKKEYAIIE, encoded by the coding sequence ATGAGGTCGCCAGAGAAGCACACCTTTGCGCGATTTGCACTGATCTCCGTCGTCGCGTTCGCTGTTACCCTTCTCATTGCCGTTCTGCTGTCCGAGGCGAAGCGCAGCGATGAGGCTGATGACCCATCCCGCGCAATGGGGGGCGTCGAGGACGTTAACTCAGAGAATTACTACGATATTGTGGGCCACGACCAGTTTGTGCTGCTTGAGTTCTACGCGGTGTGGTGCGGCCACTGTCGCAAGTTCTCCCCCATCTACGAGGAGTTCGGCAAATACATTCGTATTCGCCCTGAGCTGCAGGGGAGAGTTGTGGTGGGGAAGGTCAACGCGCCGACGGAGCCGCGCATCCGCCGACGGTACAGGATCAGTGGCTACCCGACGGTCATTCTGGTGCCACCCAACAGGCACGTCGGCGTTGAGTTCACCGACAATCGGAACTTCAATGGGCTTCTGGACTTTGTGGAGCGTGAGATGGCGAAGAAGGAGTACGCCATTATCGAATAA
- a CDS encoding hypothetical protein (TriTrypDB/GeneDB-style sysID: LpmP.26.0660), whose translation MLRVTHLGLAAALLLLAFAAVLSVSAAEETVTYYGRLQMPPAYLRHPDCFQDLNNIQPGSVLLYNGQHHFVVPTARDGTFSVYKLPYGTYILQAEYHDFAFPTVRVEVMYRETSGGNHEPFIRTLANDYPVNQLEGSGLDEESPAVIPISAYHSYYIPRQQMDLVSLLKSPMVIMLLISALLMGLLKLFPEEELRESQKVTREWQKNLVQRMSTNNPDAAKRRTITK comes from the coding sequence ATGCTCCGCGTGACGCATCTGGGActtgcggcggcgctgctgctgcttgcgttTGCGGCTGTGTTGTCAGTGTCTGCTGCAGAGGAGACCGTCACCTACTACGGCCGGCTGCAAATGCCGCCGGCctacctgcgccaccccgacTGCTTCCAGGATCTCAACAACATCCAGCCCGGCAGTGTGCTGCTATACAATGGCCAGCACCACTTCGTCGTACCTACAGCTCGCGACGGCACCTTCAGCGTGTACAAGCTTCCGTACGGCACGTACATCTTACAGGCAGAGTACCACGACTTTGCGTTTCCTACTGTGCGCGTTGAGGTCATGTACCGCGAGACCAGCGGTGGCAACCACGAACCCTTCATCCGCACCTTGGCGAACGACTACCCCGTGAACCAGCTCGAGGGTAGCGGGCTCGACGAGGAGAGCCCTGCGGTGATTCCCATTTCTGCCTACCACAGCTACTACATCCCCCGCCAGCAGATGGATTTGGTAAGTCTTCTCAAGAGCCCCATGGTGATTATGCTGCTCATCTCGGCCTTGCTGATGGGTCTCCTGAAGCTGTTCCCTGAGGAGGAGCTTCGTGAGTCGCAGAAGGTGACGCGCGAATGGCAGAAGAACCTTGTGCAGCGCATGTCGACTAACAATCCCGACGCCGCCAAGAGGCGCACCATCACCAAGTAG
- a CDS encoding Qc-SNARE protein, putative (TriTrypDB/GeneDB-style sysID: LpmP.26.0670), with protein sequence MSLASRAQTGAAVLPTVTAAADGATHEDPWPQIEKQVGAMLADLNAQMQRFHNTSVPTVIAENELLESVDSCNEAVEDMRFALDTTMEHPESFSITAEELQSRAERIRAWEREMMKAQQVAEKVRAAQRKRMMAQDGDADDNGTRENTDFLRQERDIQRHIMQQDDQTLDRLSSGIHRVRDTAVNIQDELKTQEHILDDIDRGMTRVQMRLEGAMKKVSKLIDSTSDRGKMICIAVLFVILVILTFVVLR encoded by the coding sequence ATGAGCCTCGCAAGTCGTGCACAGACTGGGGCCGCCGTGCTCCCCACagtgacggcggcagcggacgGGGCCACCCACGAGGATCCGTGGCCACAGATTGAGAAACAGGTGGGCGCTATGCTGGCGGACTTGAATGCGCAGATGCAACGCTTTCACAACACCTCTGTGCCCACCGTGATCGCCGAAAATGAATTGCTTGAGTCTGTGGATAGCTGCAACGAGGCTGTGGAGGACATGCGCTTCGCCCTTGACACCACCATGGAGCACCCGGAGTCGTTTTCGATCACcgcagaggagctgcagagcCGTGCAGAGCGTATTCGTGCGTGGGAACGAGAGATGATGAAGGCCCAGCAAGTCGCAGAGAAGGTcagggcagcgcagcgcaagCGCATGATGGCGCAGGACGGCGATGCCGACGACAACGGGACACGCGAGAACACTGACTTCCTTAGGCAAGAGCGTGACATTCAACGGCACATTATGCAGCAGGACGACCAAACGCTGGACCGACTGTCGAGCGGCATCCACCGTGTCAGGGATACCGCTGTGAACATCCAGGATGAGCTCAAAACCCAAGAGCACATTCTTGACGACATTGACCGTGGTATGACTCGCGTGCAGATGCGCCTGGAGGGAGCCATGAAGAAGGTTAGCAAGCTGATTGATTCCACCAGCGACAGGGGCAAGATGATCTGCATTGCCGTTCTGTTTGTCATCCTGGTGATTTTGACGTTTGTTGTCCTTCGGTAG
- a CDS encoding hypothetical protein (TriTrypDB/GeneDB-style sysID: LpmP.26.0680) has translation MLLRKYFTAVHRGRGAVTPIFFRLTAVWTKRLFSAAHDGSGCEEQTHLCQPSDPLRDSIDDVRQPHHRRCHARLMASRDRYRGAVPSQGRRGRSQKGNAVRVLHQTASKQRRHGATSRPSRSSSPFRNTKTHDAIRTSLYALDKAEMLDAMLALSSALYEGEAAATAVPVSGANASNNVADYAVFSSRVPPLTSSSGLGELEGVAVTGEEAYASLDAENLMCSMDACSERCNDERDVRAVQADLGTTTSAVPPFSRTAVAHPSTAGTSSSSIMATFASPDVPLERKLLQFMDLCSSTSPKSHLGGDNSDAASQRPWNGGAGVRVGNCRSDCTASSVATAWTSSTAAALVLPGLDMKAILAHGVLENRHLRGLSLVRCDFSLVRWSHVTLEDCDLSRSLFYRVELDNVIFRRCNFTGCILKGVQCNPSLSPTTHFEDCDFRLAAVGLLCIPHGSQRSGQGEDQGQGISSSNHRSGPSVCFLRCNFDLSDFQFSQGLEKCRFVRCSNTHLASRFPLRARGSVS, from the coding sequence aTGCTGTTGCGTAAATATTTCACAGCGGTCCATCGTGGTCGCGGAGCTGTGACCCCCATATTCTTCCGACTTACGGCTGTTTGGACGAAGCGACTGTTCAGCGCAGCGCACGACGGAAGCGGCTGCGAGGAACAGACACACCTTTGCCAGCCCAGCGATCCTTTGCGGGACTCTATAGATGACGTCCGCCAGCCGCATCACCGTCGTTGTCATGCACGACTGATGGCGTCTCGTGATCGATATCGTGGCGCGGTACCGTCACAGGGGCGCCGCGGTAGGTCGCAAAAGGGCAATGCGGTACGTGTTTTGCATCAGACGGCGTCCAAGCAACGACGGCATGGGGCCACTTCGCGTCCGtcgcgctcttcttcgcctttcaGAAATACAAAGACGCACGATGCCATTCGCACCTCGCTGTATGCGTTGGATAAGGCTGAGATGTTGGACGCAATgctcgctctttcttctgCTCTTTACGAGGGTGAAGCAGCCGCGACGGCGGTACCCGTCAGTGGTGCCAACGCGTCAAATAATGTTGCTGACTACGCTGTCTTCTCTTCACGCGTGCCCCCTTTGACGTCGTCCAGTGGTCTTGGTGAgctggagggggtggcggttACTGGGGAGGAGGCGTATGCATCTCTCGACGCAGAGAACTTGATGTGCTCCATGGACGCGTGCTCTGAGAGATGTAACGACGAGCGGGACGTGCGTGCAGTGCAAGCGGATCTCGGTACCACGACCTCGGCGGTGCCGCCTTTCTCAAGGACTGCTGTCGCTCACCCTTCGACTGCtggcacctcctcttcctctatTATGGCTACCTTTGCTTCCCCTGACGTCCCGCTCGAGCGCAAATTACTCCAGTTCATGGacttgtgcagcagcacgagcccGAAGTCACACCTAGGCGGTGACAACAGCGACGCGGCGTCACAGCGGCCTTGGAATGGCGGAGCAGGGGTGCGAGTCGGCAACTGTAGGAGCGACTGCACTGCTTCTTCCGTTGCCACAGCATGGACTTCgtccactgctgcggcgctggtaCTGCCAGGGCTGGACATGAAGGCCATCCTGGCACATGGAGTGCTGGAGAATCGGCATCTGCggggcctctctctcgtccgGTGTGACTTCTCACTGGTGCGATGGTCGCACGTGACGCTCGAGGACTGCGACCTCTCGCGCAGCCTTTTCTATCGAGTCGAGCTTGACAATGTGATCTTCCGTCGCTGTAACTTCACGGGTTGCATCCTCAAAGGAGTTCAGTGCAACCCATCGTTATCCCCCACAACTCACTTTGAGGACTGCGATTTCCGCCTTGCCGCTGTCGGGTTGCTGTGTATTCCCCACGGCTCACAGCGGTCAGGCCAAGGAGAGGATCAAGGTCAAGGTATCAGTAGCAGCAACCATCGTAGCGGTCCATCGGTGTGCTTCCTCCGCTGCAACTTCGACCTTAGCGACTTCCAGTTCAGCCAAGGCCTTGAGAAGTGCAGGTTTGTGAGGTGCAGCAACACGCATTTGGCCTCACGCTTCCCTCTTCGTGCTCGTGGAAGCGTAAGCTGA